From Desmospora profundinema, a single genomic window includes:
- the leuB gene encoding 3-isopropylmalate dehydrogenase has protein sequence MANHKHVAVLPGDGIGPEIVDEGVKVMKAVGDRFDYTFHFSFGLVGGGAIERLKQPLPEETLTQCRKADAVLLGAVGGPRWDRNPPHLRPEKALLGLRKELGLYANLRPAILYPGLESSSSLKPEVLEGVDLMVVRELTGGLYFGDKRTEKTADGLKATDTLVYHEHEVERIVHRAFQLAQGRRKHVTSVDKANILESSRLWRSVVERVAKQYPEVEVEHMLVDNCAMQMVRRPADFDVIVTENLFGDILSDEAAILTGSIGMLPSASLGEGTFGLYEPVHGSAPDIAGQGVANPVATILSVAMMFRHSFHNEEAAGMIEKAVREVLASGARTMDVASPGALALSTEEMGDKVVEAIRRQQDDPKVPVEAMM, from the coding sequence ATGGCTAATCACAAACATGTGGCCGTTCTGCCCGGAGACGGGATCGGGCCTGAGATCGTAGACGAAGGAGTGAAGGTGATGAAGGCGGTTGGCGACCGCTTTGACTACACCTTTCATTTTTCCTTCGGTCTGGTGGGAGGAGGCGCCATTGAACGACTGAAACAACCGCTGCCGGAAGAGACACTGACACAATGTCGAAAGGCCGATGCGGTCCTGTTGGGGGCGGTTGGCGGTCCGCGTTGGGATCGGAATCCGCCACACCTGCGACCGGAAAAAGCCCTGCTCGGGTTACGTAAAGAGTTGGGGTTATACGCCAACCTGCGACCGGCCATCCTGTATCCGGGGTTGGAATCCAGCTCTTCTTTGAAACCGGAGGTGCTGGAAGGGGTCGACCTGATGGTGGTGCGGGAGTTGACTGGAGGACTTTACTTCGGCGACAAAAGAACGGAGAAGACCGCCGACGGGCTGAAAGCCACTGATACGCTGGTTTACCACGAGCATGAAGTGGAGCGAATCGTTCACCGTGCCTTCCAATTGGCGCAGGGAAGAAGGAAGCATGTCACTTCTGTTGACAAGGCCAATATTCTGGAAAGCTCCCGTTTATGGAGGAGTGTGGTGGAACGGGTTGCCAAACAATACCCCGAAGTGGAAGTGGAGCACATGCTGGTGGATAACTGTGCCATGCAGATGGTGCGCCGTCCCGCTGATTTCGATGTCATCGTCACAGAGAACCTGTTCGGGGACATTTTGAGCGATGAAGCGGCGATCCTGACGGGATCCATCGGAATGCTGCCCTCTGCCAGCCTTGGAGAAGGGACGTTTGGCCTGTATGAACCGGTTCACGGTTCTGCGCCGGATATTGCCGGTCAAGGGGTGGCTAATCCAGTGGCGACCATCCTGTCTGTCGCCATGATGTTCCGGCATTCCTTCCATAATGAGGAGGCAGCCGGGATGATCGAAAAGGCAGTCCGGGAGGTGTTGGCGTCGGGGGCCCGAACTATGGATGTAGCATCACCCGGTGCCTTGGCCCTGTCCACGGAAGAGATGGGGGATAAGGTAGTGGAGGCGATCCGCCGTCAACAGGATGACCCCAAAGTTCCAGTGGAAGCGATGATGTAA
- a CDS encoding 2-isopropylmalate synthase, which yields MREGASMRRVQFFDTTLRDGEQSPGVNLSAEEKVAIALQLEKLGVHVIEAGFAASSQGDFHSVKKVGETVRQPVVVSLARAVEKDIDAAWEALKGAESPGIHIFLATSPIHRKYKLNLTKDQVMERAEFAVRHAKKYFPHVEFSTEDGGRTEKDFLCQVAARVIQAGADVLNIPDTVGFLTPQEYGDIFRHLKEEVPRIEKVKLSAHCHDDLGMATANSLAAIEAGVEQVEGTINGIGERAGNAALEEIAMALATRESHYQVETGLNLKEIAKTSRMVSKMTGMFVPGNKAVVGANAFAHESGIHQDGMLKNAATYEIMRPETVGQTDTRLVLGKHSGRHAFRDKLAAMGYTFDDQQLNQLFVRFKELTDRKKTIEDDDLVSLVEERLGDEDEIFGFDAIQLSYGNHSMPTASLRLMDHRDNRMVEEAACGSGSVDAIFHAIDRATGETMELVDYKIVSVTHGKDALGEVYVKLKRNGMEVQGRGVSTDVLEASARAYVHAVNRILHREGAQRTKSSAEPVPAP from the coding sequence ATAAGGGAGGGTGCAAGCATGCGAAGGGTCCAGTTTTTTGACACCACCTTGCGGGATGGTGAGCAGTCCCCGGGGGTTAACCTGAGTGCGGAGGAGAAGGTGGCGATTGCCCTTCAGCTGGAGAAGCTCGGCGTTCATGTCATCGAGGCTGGGTTTGCAGCGTCCTCCCAGGGGGATTTTCATTCGGTGAAAAAAGTGGGAGAGACCGTTCGGCAACCCGTAGTCGTCAGTCTGGCCCGAGCCGTGGAAAAGGATATTGACGCCGCTTGGGAAGCCTTGAAGGGAGCGGAAAGTCCCGGTATCCACATTTTTCTGGCCACCTCTCCCATCCATCGGAAATACAAGCTAAACCTGACCAAAGATCAGGTGATGGAACGGGCGGAGTTTGCCGTCCGCCATGCTAAAAAGTACTTTCCCCATGTGGAGTTTTCCACAGAAGACGGGGGTCGCACTGAAAAGGATTTCCTGTGCCAAGTGGCGGCACGGGTAATCCAGGCGGGGGCGGATGTACTCAATATCCCGGATACGGTCGGTTTCCTGACGCCCCAGGAGTATGGGGATATCTTTCGCCATCTGAAAGAAGAGGTGCCCAGGATTGAAAAGGTGAAGCTGTCGGCCCATTGTCATGACGACCTGGGAATGGCCACCGCCAATTCCCTGGCTGCCATTGAAGCCGGAGTGGAACAAGTGGAAGGAACGATTAACGGGATCGGGGAGCGGGCAGGCAACGCCGCTTTGGAGGAAATCGCCATGGCGCTGGCTACCCGGGAGTCCCACTATCAGGTGGAGACGGGACTCAACTTGAAGGAGATCGCCAAGACCAGCCGGATGGTCAGCAAGATGACGGGCATGTTCGTTCCCGGGAACAAAGCGGTGGTAGGAGCCAACGCGTTCGCCCATGAATCGGGTATCCACCAGGACGGCATGCTGAAAAACGCAGCCACGTATGAGATCATGCGCCCGGAGACCGTCGGCCAGACCGATACCCGGCTCGTTCTGGGGAAACATTCCGGTCGCCACGCCTTTCGCGACAAACTGGCGGCTATGGGGTATACGTTTGACGATCAACAGCTAAACCAGTTGTTTGTACGCTTTAAGGAACTGACCGACCGTAAGAAGACCATCGAGGACGATGATCTTGTTTCACTGGTGGAAGAGCGATTGGGCGACGAAGATGAGATTTTCGGATTTGATGCCATCCAGCTCTCTTACGGGAATCATTCGATGCCGACCGCTTCCCTGCGGTTGATGGATCACCGGGACAATCGGATGGTGGAGGAAGCGGCTTGCGGCAGCGGTTCGGTAGATGCGATCTTTCACGCTATCGACCGGGCGACTGGGGAAACGATGGAGCTGGTGGATTATAAAATCGTTTCAGTCACACACGGCAAAGATGCCCTGGGGGAAGTCTATGTCAAATTGAAGCGAAACGGAATGGAAGTACAGGGCCGGGGGGTCAGCACGGATGTGTTGGAAGCCAGCGCCCGTGCCTACGTCCACGCGGTTAACCGCATCCTTCATCGGGAAGGCGCTCAGCGAACAAAATCCTCCGCCGAGCCGGTTCCCGCCCCATAA
- the ilvC gene encoding ketol-acid reductoisomerase, with protein sequence MAKVYYEKDTDREVLRGKTVAVVGYGSQGHAQAQNLRDSGIQVVIGLRRGRSWEQAKRDGFDVRTVDEAVKQADVVQLLMPDEVQGKVYNEQVAPHLKPGSALFFSHGFNIHFGQIKPPADVDVVLVAPKGPGHLVRRVFEEGFGVPGLIAVHQDASGKAKQLGLAYAAGIGATRAGVIETTFKEETETDLFGEQAVLCGGVSELVKHGFETLTEAGYQPEVAYFECLHELKLIVDLMYEGGLAGMRYSISDTAEYGDYVSGKRVVGDASREGMKQVLAEIQNGTFAKRWIEENEEGRKQFTRMRETEADHPLEEVGRRLRKTMAWINEEKKGQSTENVPVQS encoded by the coding sequence ATGGCAAAGGTTTACTATGAAAAAGATACGGATCGGGAAGTGTTGCGCGGAAAGACGGTGGCAGTGGTCGGTTATGGCAGCCAAGGACACGCCCAGGCACAAAACTTACGAGATAGTGGGATTCAGGTGGTAATCGGACTCCGGCGCGGCCGCTCTTGGGAACAGGCGAAGCGGGACGGGTTTGATGTACGGACCGTCGATGAAGCGGTGAAACAGGCGGATGTGGTGCAGCTGTTGATGCCGGACGAGGTGCAAGGCAAGGTATATAATGAGCAAGTGGCTCCCCACTTAAAGCCGGGTTCGGCGCTCTTCTTTTCCCACGGTTTTAACATCCATTTCGGGCAGATCAAACCGCCTGCTGATGTGGATGTCGTCTTGGTGGCACCCAAAGGACCGGGACATCTGGTGCGTCGGGTGTTTGAAGAAGGGTTTGGTGTTCCTGGTCTGATCGCCGTACACCAGGATGCTTCCGGTAAAGCAAAGCAGTTGGGATTGGCCTATGCCGCCGGGATCGGGGCGACTCGTGCTGGTGTGATTGAAACCACCTTTAAAGAGGAGACCGAAACGGATCTGTTCGGGGAACAAGCCGTTCTGTGCGGTGGGGTAAGCGAGTTGGTGAAACACGGTTTTGAAACCCTGACTGAAGCGGGTTACCAACCAGAAGTCGCCTACTTTGAGTGTCTGCATGAATTAAAGTTGATCGTCGATCTGATGTATGAAGGCGGCTTGGCTGGTATGCGCTACTCCATCAGTGATACGGCGGAGTACGGTGATTACGTCAGCGGAAAACGGGTAGTAGGCGACGCTTCCCGCGAAGGGATGAAGCAAGTACTGGCTGAAATCCAAAACGGAACCTTTGCCAAACGGTGGATCGAGGAAAACGAAGAAGGGCGGAAGCAGTTTACCCGCATGCGTGAAACGGAAGCGGACCATCCGTTGGAAGAAGTGGGGCGTCGTCTCCGGAAGACCATGGCGTGGATCAATGAAGAAAAGAAGGGTCAGTCAACGGAGAATGTCCCGGTTCAATCCTGA
- the ilvN gene encoding acetolactate synthase small subunit → MRHVISVLVNDQPRVLARVANLLGRRNFNIESISVGESEEKGLSRMVIVTEGDERTMEQIQKQLHKLVDVIKVQDLSEHASVERELLLVKVGAAPTARLEIKGIVEPFRASVVDVGPNSMMVQATGERTKLDALLELLRPYGIKEVARTGVTALPRSVSKAAVTAT, encoded by the coding sequence ATGAGGCACGTAATTTCGGTGCTCGTAAACGACCAGCCCCGGGTGTTGGCCCGGGTGGCCAACCTCTTGGGGCGCCGGAATTTTAACATCGAGAGCATCAGCGTGGGAGAGTCGGAAGAGAAGGGCTTGTCCCGGATGGTGATTGTAACAGAAGGGGACGAACGCACCATGGAGCAGATCCAAAAGCAGCTTCACAAACTGGTGGACGTGATCAAAGTGCAGGATCTGAGCGAGCACGCATCGGTGGAGCGGGAGTTGCTTTTGGTCAAGGTGGGCGCGGCTCCGACGGCCCGGCTGGAGATCAAAGGAATTGTGGAACCCTTTCGGGCGTCGGTGGTGGATGTGGGTCCCAACAGTATGATGGTGCAAGCCACCGGGGAGAGAACCAAGCTGGATGCGTTGCTGGAGCTTCTTCGTCCCTATGGAATCAAGGAAGTGGCCCGTACCGGTGTGACGGCGCTGCCACGGAGTGTATCCAAGGCTGCGGTAACAGCAACGTAA
- the ilvB gene encoding biosynthetic-type acetolactate synthase large subunit, producing the protein MSQSMATVEQGAEKGKEPVDFSGSEILLRCLIEEEVEVVFGYPGGAVLPIYDSLYQGKLKHLLARHEQGAIHAADGYARATGKAGVVIATSGPGATNLVTGIANAQMDSIPLVCITGNVAQNLIGTDAFQEADIIGITMPITKHSYQVTDVRDLPRVVKEAFHIATTGRPGPVLIDIPKDVSNARASFSYPDSISIRGYQPKTNPHPLQVQRLHQAVAEASKPVILAGGGVVTSGAEEELIAFAEKANIPVTTTLMGLGGFPGQHPLWLGMPGMHGTYAANHALLETDLLIGVGARFDDRVTMGRLDKFATGAKIVHIDIDPAEIGKNVDTYIPLVGDVKKVLAAALSELPRSRSEAWVRQVGEWMREKPYTFRDAEDTLKPQWVIRHLHETTGGEAIVTTDVGQHQMWVAQYFPFARPRSFITSGGLGTMGFGFPAALGAQLARPDETVISVTGDGGFQMTNQELAVIALANIPVKIAIINNHCLGMVRQWQEVFYKKRYSEVDLSGTPDFVRLSEAFGVKAWRAKDKREAAQVWQEALAHPGPAVIDFWVTPEENVYPMVPSGASLDQMIMGDEAE; encoded by the coding sequence ATGTCGCAATCCATGGCGACAGTGGAACAAGGCGCGGAGAAAGGGAAGGAACCGGTCGATTTCTCAGGATCCGAGATTTTGTTGCGATGCCTGATTGAAGAAGAGGTGGAGGTGGTGTTCGGGTATCCCGGCGGTGCTGTGCTGCCCATCTATGATTCGCTGTACCAAGGGAAGCTGAAGCATCTGTTGGCCCGTCATGAGCAGGGAGCAATCCACGCCGCCGACGGATATGCCCGGGCGACCGGCAAAGCAGGGGTGGTCATCGCCACTTCCGGGCCGGGGGCCACCAATTTGGTGACCGGGATCGCCAATGCCCAGATGGATTCGATTCCTTTGGTCTGCATTACCGGCAACGTCGCCCAAAATCTAATCGGTACCGATGCGTTCCAGGAAGCGGACATCATCGGCATCACGATGCCGATCACCAAACACAGTTATCAGGTGACCGATGTCCGGGATCTGCCCCGCGTCGTGAAGGAAGCGTTCCATATCGCCACCACCGGCCGTCCCGGACCGGTTCTGATCGATATCCCCAAGGACGTAAGCAATGCGAGGGCTTCCTTTTCCTATCCAGACTCGATCTCCATCCGGGGTTATCAACCAAAGACGAATCCGCACCCGTTGCAGGTGCAACGTTTACACCAGGCTGTGGCAGAGGCGTCAAAGCCCGTGATCTTGGCTGGTGGCGGCGTGGTCACCTCAGGAGCGGAGGAGGAGTTAATCGCTTTTGCCGAAAAAGCGAATATTCCGGTTACCACCACCTTGATGGGGCTGGGCGGCTTCCCGGGGCAACACCCCCTGTGGTTGGGAATGCCGGGGATGCATGGGACTTATGCTGCCAATCACGCCTTATTGGAAACCGATCTTCTGATCGGAGTGGGGGCTCGCTTCGATGATCGGGTCACCATGGGACGGCTTGACAAATTCGCCACCGGCGCCAAAATTGTTCACATCGACATCGACCCGGCGGAGATCGGCAAAAACGTGGATACGTATATCCCGTTGGTGGGAGATGTGAAAAAAGTACTGGCGGCTGCCTTGTCCGAATTACCCCGCAGCCGGTCGGAAGCTTGGGTCCGGCAAGTGGGGGAATGGATGCGGGAGAAGCCCTACACATTCCGTGATGCAGAGGACACGCTGAAGCCGCAGTGGGTGATTCGCCATCTCCACGAAACGACCGGAGGAGAGGCGATTGTCACGACGGATGTGGGGCAGCACCAGATGTGGGTGGCGCAGTATTTCCCCTTTGCCCGTCCCCGCTCCTTTATCACCTCCGGCGGTCTGGGAACGATGGGATTCGGTTTCCCCGCTGCTTTGGGAGCCCAACTTGCCCGTCCCGATGAGACGGTGATCAGTGTTACCGGTGACGGGGGTTTCCAGATGACCAATCAGGAGCTGGCGGTGATCGCTTTAGCCAATATTCCGGTTAAAATCGCCATTATCAACAATCATTGTTTGGGTATGGTGCGTCAATGGCAGGAGGTTTTCTACAAAAAGCGGTACAGTGAAGTGGATCTGTCGGGAACTCCCGACTTCGTCCGGCTGTCGGAAGCGTTTGGAGTGAAGGCGTGGCGGGCTAAAGATAAGCGGGAAGCGGCCCAGGTGTGGCAAGAAGCATTGGCCCATCCGGGACCGGCAGTCATTGATTTTTGGGTGACTCCGGAAGAGAACGTCTATCCGATGGTGCCCTCCGGTGCCAGTTTGGACCAAATGATTATGGGAGATGAGGCGGAATGA
- the ilvD gene encoding dihydroxy-acid dehydratase codes for MADTHRDLRIRSKVISEGSNRAPNRAMLRAVGLKDEDFQKPMVGVASTWSEVTPCNVHIRQLAEEAKRGAAEAGGAPLIFNTITVSDGISMGHEGMRYSLPSREVIADSIETVVGAERLDAYVAIGGCDKNMPGCMIAIGRTEVPAVFVYGGTIRPGKLDGKDIDIVSAFEGVGQYNKGRIDQDQLHQIECHACPGAGSCGGMYTANTMASAIEAMGMSLPGSSSHPAESDEKLQDCLEAGRAAVRLLEKGIYPKDIMTKKAFENAITVVMALGGSTNAILHLLAMAHAVDVDLTMDDFERIRQRVPHIADLKPSGQYVMQDLYEAGGVPAVMKELLKAGLLHGDCLTVTGRTLAENLEQADSLREGQQVIRPLDHPFRKTGPLVVLEGNLAPEGAVAKVSGLKVTSLTGPAKVFDSEEAATEAILSDRIQPGDVVVIRYEGPKGGPGMPEMLSITGILVGKGLGEKVALITDGRFSGGSHGFVIGHVAPEAQVGGPIALLQDGDAITIDSEKRILSVDVPEAEWEERKRAWKERPLPANRGVLNKYARLVSSASRGAVTD; via the coding sequence ATGGCAGATACACACCGGGATCTGCGCATCCGCAGCAAGGTGATCAGTGAAGGAAGCAACCGCGCACCCAATCGGGCGATGCTGCGTGCTGTCGGGCTGAAGGACGAGGATTTCCAAAAGCCGATGGTGGGAGTGGCCAGCACCTGGAGTGAAGTGACGCCTTGCAATGTGCATATCCGCCAACTGGCGGAAGAAGCCAAGCGGGGTGCGGCAGAGGCGGGAGGAGCACCGTTGATTTTTAATACCATCACCGTTTCTGACGGGATTTCCATGGGACATGAAGGGATGCGCTACTCCCTTCCCAGCCGGGAAGTGATCGCCGATTCCATCGAAACCGTTGTCGGGGCGGAACGTTTGGACGCTTATGTAGCGATCGGCGGCTGCGACAAAAATATGCCCGGCTGTATGATTGCCATCGGCCGGACTGAGGTGCCTGCCGTCTTCGTCTACGGAGGTACGATCCGTCCGGGCAAGCTGGACGGGAAGGATATCGATATCGTCTCCGCCTTTGAAGGGGTGGGACAGTACAACAAAGGTCGAATCGATCAAGACCAGCTTCACCAGATCGAATGCCATGCTTGTCCGGGAGCGGGTTCCTGCGGGGGGATGTATACCGCCAACACGATGGCTTCCGCCATTGAAGCGATGGGGATGAGTCTGCCGGGCAGCTCTTCCCATCCGGCTGAATCCGACGAAAAGCTTCAGGATTGTCTGGAAGCTGGACGGGCAGCGGTCCGATTGTTGGAAAAGGGTATTTATCCCAAGGATATTATGACCAAGAAGGCCTTTGAAAATGCGATTACCGTCGTGATGGCTTTAGGCGGATCCACTAATGCCATTTTGCATTTACTGGCGATGGCCCACGCCGTGGACGTGGATCTGACGATGGATGACTTTGAACGGATCCGGCAGCGGGTTCCCCATATCGCCGATCTGAAGCCCAGCGGTCAGTATGTGATGCAGGACCTGTATGAAGCGGGCGGTGTGCCGGCAGTGATGAAGGAACTGTTAAAAGCCGGCTTGCTTCATGGAGACTGCCTGACCGTGACCGGCCGTACATTGGCCGAAAACCTGGAGCAGGCCGATTCCCTGCGCGAGGGGCAACAAGTGATTCGTCCCCTGGATCACCCGTTCCGCAAGACAGGCCCCTTGGTGGTGTTGGAAGGGAACCTGGCACCGGAGGGAGCGGTGGCCAAGGTATCCGGACTGAAAGTAACGAGTTTGACGGGACCGGCAAAAGTGTTTGACAGTGAAGAAGCGGCGACGGAAGCGATTTTGTCTGATCGGATTCAACCGGGAGATGTAGTCGTGATCCGGTACGAAGGACCCAAAGGCGGACCGGGTATGCCGGAGATGCTCTCCATCACGGGGATCCTGGTTGGCAAAGGCTTAGGGGAAAAAGTGGCCTTGATCACGGACGGCCGCTTTTCCGGCGGTTCCCACGGGTTTGTCATCGGTCATGTGGCACCGGAAGCCCAGGTGGGCGGGCCGATCGCTCTGTTACAGGATGGGGACGCCATCACCATCGACAGTGAAAAACGCATCCTGTCTGTCGATGTGCCGGAGGCGGAGTGGGAAGAGCGGAAACGGGCCTGGAAAGAACGTCCCCTGCCAGCCAACAGGGGAGTTCTGAATAAATATGCCCGGCTGGTTTCTTCCGCTTCCCGTGGGGCGGTAACGGATTAA
- a CDS encoding bile acid:sodium symporter family protein yields the protein MHAWARISRLAEKTFALWVMLAAAAAYQFPGSFTQLANWVTPLLGVVMFGMGLTLSWQDFQRIAKQPKSVMAGVIAQFLIMPLAAWAIATVLGLPPELAVGLILVGACPGGTASNVMVYLSRGNVPLSVTMTSVSTLLAPLITPVWLWVLAESWLPVEPGPMVLSILQVILLPITFGIIVRRLFPSAVKKATSVLPLISVTAIVWIIAVVVALNADHFSVTAGVALMAVILHNAFGLLLGYGAARGLKLNETDSRAVSLEVGMQNSGLGVALALAHVEPAAALPGALFSIWHNISGPLLATWWSQRNPAVHRNPVAESTFLHK from the coding sequence TTGCACGCTTGGGCACGGATCAGTCGTTTGGCGGAAAAAACTTTCGCCCTCTGGGTCATGCTAGCGGCGGCAGCCGCCTATCAGTTTCCCGGTTCGTTTACGCAACTGGCTAATTGGGTGACGCCCCTGTTGGGAGTCGTCATGTTTGGCATGGGCTTAACCCTGTCCTGGCAAGATTTCCAACGGATCGCCAAGCAGCCGAAATCAGTGATGGCAGGCGTTATCGCCCAATTTCTCATTATGCCGCTGGCTGCTTGGGCGATTGCCACTGTTCTGGGGTTGCCGCCCGAACTGGCGGTCGGTTTGATTTTAGTGGGTGCTTGCCCGGGAGGGACCGCTTCCAATGTGATGGTCTATCTTTCCAGAGGAAATGTACCTCTCTCCGTCACCATGACCAGTGTTTCCACCCTGTTAGCACCACTAATCACTCCCGTGTGGTTATGGGTGTTGGCCGAATCCTGGCTGCCGGTCGAACCGGGTCCCATGGTGCTGTCCATCCTGCAAGTGATCCTCCTGCCCATCACTTTCGGCATCATCGTTCGCCGTCTGTTTCCTTCTGCCGTTAAAAAAGCCACTTCTGTCCTGCCCCTCATCTCGGTAACCGCCATTGTGTGGATCATCGCGGTAGTGGTTGCGCTCAACGCCGACCATTTTTCCGTCACAGCCGGAGTCGCCCTGATGGCAGTGATCCTCCACAATGCTTTCGGTCTCCTTCTCGGTTATGGAGCAGCCCGCGGTTTGAAATTGAATGAAACGGACTCCCGAGCCGTCTCCTTAGAGGTAGGAATGCAAAATTCCGGTTTGGGTGTTGCGCTCGCCCTCGCTCATGTTGAGCCTGCTGCCGCATTGCCGGGTGCTCTCTTCAGCATCTGGCACAACATCTCCGGTCCTCTGCTCGCCACATGGTGGTCGCAGCGCAATCCTGCTGTACACCGAAACCCCGTAGCGGAGAGCACCTTTTTGCATAAATAA
- a CDS encoding MarR family winged helix-turn-helix transcriptional regulator, which translates to MSERQQLIDELEQAFRQVFRRLKDEMNHMLGEEMSRGEFFVLRHLRHGPQKVSVLAAEFGVSNSHITQLTDRLVKKGLARRHRSQADKRVVELMLTEEGTEVVATMEQKRLQYFRHKFDSFTTEEMSTLLRLFQKMSTQQPPERRDDRGAP; encoded by the coding sequence ATGTCGGAACGACAACAATTGATCGATGAGTTGGAGCAGGCTTTCCGACAAGTGTTCCGTCGGTTAAAAGATGAAATGAACCACATGCTGGGAGAAGAAATGAGCAGGGGAGAATTCTTTGTACTGCGCCATCTCCGTCATGGTCCGCAAAAAGTGTCGGTTCTGGCGGCAGAGTTTGGCGTCTCCAACAGCCATATCACCCAATTGACTGATCGATTAGTAAAAAAAGGACTGGCTCGCCGCCATCGCTCCCAAGCGGACAAACGTGTAGTGGAATTGATGCTTACAGAGGAAGGTACCGAGGTAGTGGCGACGATGGAACAAAAACGCCTCCAATACTTCCGACATAAATTCGACTCCTTCACCACGGAGGAGATGAGTACATTGCTTCGCCTGTTCCAAAAAATGAGCACCCAACAACCACCGGAAAGAAGGGACGATCGTGGAGCACCTTGA
- a CDS encoding MDR family MFS transporter yields MEHLEMKQKVTIMVAIMSSMLFAALNQTIVGTALPRIVSDLGGIQYFNWVFTVFMLASSITAVLVGKLSDIYGRKRFILTGLGLFIIGTFLCGTAQDMIQLIVWRGVQGLGGGMIMATAFSAVGDLFSPRERGRWQGLMGAVFGLASVLGPTLGGYIVDHFDWHWVFWIFLPVGFAAFYLILRLFPQTPSGAKKRIDYLGSVLLALTIVPLLLAFTWAGDAYPWASWQIITLFSFSLVSFLLFLWVEKGAESPVMPLYLFKNSIFSLSNVISFFIGMGMFGAVMYMPFFIQGVMGTSAAKSGIMMMTMTLGMVLASAVAGHFITKTGKYKKIALFGLLIMTGGMALLAGMDAETSTLTVILYLILVGLGLGMAFPIFNLTVQNAVSHRYLGVSTSAVQLFRQMGGTIGVAVMGSIMLSRMNAKVESTSLPPSLADHPASEGLADIDPQILLAPDQLAALRAPLPPGMEAALDSFLSVLRESMNAGLSAVFWLGCGIMALAFLCTLFIKEIPLRTSNQEPPQGEIGGEEPSSGTAGKGRHRTREAEAHG; encoded by the coding sequence GTGGAGCACCTTGAAATGAAGCAAAAAGTGACAATCATGGTGGCCATTATGTCATCCATGTTGTTCGCCGCCCTCAACCAGACGATTGTGGGGACGGCCTTGCCGCGAATCGTCAGCGATCTCGGCGGCATTCAATATTTTAACTGGGTGTTCACCGTCTTTATGCTGGCATCCAGTATCACCGCTGTTTTAGTGGGAAAGCTGTCCGATATTTACGGACGGAAACGGTTTATCCTGACCGGGCTGGGCTTGTTCATCATCGGAACATTCCTGTGCGGAACCGCCCAGGATATGATCCAGTTGATCGTGTGGCGGGGTGTGCAGGGCTTAGGCGGCGGGATGATCATGGCCACCGCTTTCAGCGCCGTGGGCGATCTGTTCTCCCCCCGCGAACGGGGACGCTGGCAAGGCTTGATGGGAGCCGTTTTCGGGCTGGCCAGTGTATTGGGTCCCACCTTGGGTGGCTACATTGTGGACCATTTCGACTGGCATTGGGTTTTTTGGATCTTCCTCCCTGTCGGGTTTGCCGCGTTTTATTTGATTCTTCGCTTGTTTCCCCAAACGCCGTCCGGTGCGAAAAAACGGATTGATTACCTCGGATCGGTTTTGTTGGCTTTAACGATCGTCCCACTGCTCCTCGCCTTTACCTGGGCAGGGGATGCCTATCCATGGGCCTCCTGGCAGATTATCACTTTGTTCAGCTTCTCCTTGGTGTCGTTCCTGCTGTTCCTATGGGTGGAGAAAGGGGCCGAAAGCCCTGTGATGCCCTTGTACCTCTTCAAAAACAGCATTTTCAGCCTGTCCAATGTCATCAGCTTCTTTATCGGTATGGGCATGTTTGGTGCGGTTATGTATATGCCTTTCTTTATACAAGGTGTAATGGGCACCTCCGCCGCCAAATCAGGCATCATGATGATGACGATGACATTGGGCATGGTGCTTGCCAGTGCGGTCGCCGGCCACTTCATCACCAAGACAGGCAAATACAAAAAAATAGCGTTGTTCGGTTTGTTGATCATGACCGGAGGAATGGCTCTCTTGGCCGGTATGGACGCTGAAACCTCCACGCTTACGGTCATCCTCTATCTAATCCTTGTCGGCCTGGGATTGGGTATGGCCTTCCCCATCTTCAACCTGACGGTGCAAAATGCGGTTTCCCATCGTTATCTGGGGGTATCCACCTCCGCCGTTCAATTGTTTCGGCAAATGGGAGGAACGATCGGTGTTGCCGTCATGGGGTCGATCATGCTGTCACGGATGAATGCTAAAGTGGAATCTACCTCTCTTCCTCCCTCGTTAGCCGATCATCCAGCCAGTGAGGGATTGGCGGACATCGATCCGCAAATCCTGCTGGCTCCAGACCAACTGGCCGCCCTCCGCGCCCCATTGCCTCCCGGCATGGAAGCGGCATTGGATTCCTTTCTGTCGGTCTTGCGCGAAAGCATGAACGCCGGATTATCCGCCGTGTTTTGGTTGGGGTGCGGCATTATGGCCCTCGCCTTCCTCTGTACCTTGTTTATAAAAGAAATCCCGCTTCGCACCAGCAATCAGGAGCCGCCGCAAGGAGAAATCGGCGGGGAAGAACCATCTTCCGGCACAGCCGGGAAAGGTCGGCACCGGACTAGAGAAGCCGAAGCACACGGTTAG